A window of Rufibacter sp. LB8 contains these coding sequences:
- a CDS encoding MBL fold metallo-hydrolase: MKFPQLLIAFFLLISGNAVAQKPTLDQIDTKKGPLKIQPITHGTVVLHWDAKTIWVDPYGGAQGFEGVAAPDLILITDIHGDHLDKKTLEAVNTSKAIIIAPQAVVDQLPEALKAKAVVLGNGETTSQLGISVRVVPMYNLPETADSRHPKGRGNGYVLEMGGKNIYLSGDTEDIVEMRALKNIDVAFVCMNLPFTMDVDQAASAVLDFKPKVVYPYHYRGQGGLSDVNAFKQKVDAGKKKIDVRLRNWYPQQN, from the coding sequence ATGAAATTTCCACAACTCCTTATTGCCTTTTTTTTGCTGATTTCCGGCAATGCCGTGGCGCAGAAGCCAACCCTTGACCAGATAGACACCAAGAAAGGTCCGTTGAAAATTCAGCCCATCACCCACGGAACGGTGGTGCTGCACTGGGACGCCAAAACCATTTGGGTGGATCCGTATGGCGGCGCGCAAGGATTTGAAGGCGTGGCCGCGCCAGACCTTATTCTCATCACAGACATCCACGGTGATCATTTAGACAAGAAAACCCTGGAAGCTGTGAACACCAGCAAAGCCATCATTATTGCGCCGCAAGCCGTGGTTGACCAGTTGCCCGAGGCCCTAAAAGCCAAAGCGGTGGTGCTGGGCAACGGCGAAACCACGTCGCAGCTGGGAATTTCTGTACGCGTGGTGCCTATGTACAACTTGCCAGAAACCGCTGATTCGCGCCACCCCAAAGGCCGCGGCAACGGCTATGTGCTGGAAATGGGCGGCAAGAACATCTATCTTTCCGGCGACACGGAAGACATAGTGGAAATGCGCGCCTTGAAAAACATAGACGTGGCCTTTGTGTGCATGAACCTGCCCTTCACCATGGATGTGGACCAGGCCGCCTCGGCAGTCCTTGACTTTAAACCGAAGGTTGTCTACCCCTACCATTACCGCGGCCAGGGCGGCTTAAGTGACGTGAACGCCTTCAAGCAAAAAGTAGATGCTGGCAAGAAGAAGATTGACGTGCGGCTGCGCAACTGGTACCCTCAGCAGAACTAG
- a CDS encoding glycoside hydrolase family 2 protein encodes MQSHHPNLSTTESFESAHRQPEDLNPLPRAIIRPNTYFLLDGEWKFEMDAEDRGLREAWYLGHKFEHNANWPGSVEEHLTQAKGLSATAGPTWHDRVVVWYEREFPRPERVDTNVKSMFQITFGACGYETRVWLNGRLLTTVEGEEVHYGEYTSFSYELNEEHLLPQNWLTVRIVDTMDAEIPRGKQESHVYKRGGIWYQTYTGAVRSVWLETVERNRLRSRFGVQSIIENSLVRFNFTPRIHDPGMYLLKLQVFERDVDNTEPIATSEFPLKLEVGQKQQHVVMEIPGAELWSPETPKLYRLVAQLIDSSGYTAQIEGHFGMRKIEARGRYIYLNNQEIYIDGILYQPGTATYEEMRRHMFAMKELGCNLVRVHIAGVDPRIYNLADEIGLLLWVEVPSPHSSTQKSRENHRAELMRMLALTETNPSVIIWSLYNEDWGAQDIATNPDTRQYIMDIFHYMKIRYPQFLVVDNDGWQHVSFEGKLKTDLLTAHVYTPEVDRWCEVLDQITSGQMEGVAAFPLVVGDQYFYRGQSPVIISEWGGFGFSDYGGPNDLEERADRIKLFKQEMRKRRIAGDVYTQATNIEDERNGLLDPQTGELSVPAGLLNSRGPAKEEPQG; translated from the coding sequence ATGCAATCGCACCACCCCAACCTGAGCACCACCGAGAGTTTTGAGAGCGCCCACCGCCAACCTGAGGACCTGAATCCCCTCCCCCGCGCCATCATTCGGCCCAACACCTATTTCTTGCTGGACGGCGAATGGAAATTTGAGATGGATGCGGAAGACCGCGGCCTGCGCGAAGCCTGGTACCTGGGCCACAAGTTTGAGCACAACGCGAACTGGCCCGGCTCTGTGGAAGAGCACCTCACCCAAGCCAAAGGCCTCTCGGCCACGGCGGGCCCGACCTGGCATGACCGCGTGGTGGTTTGGTATGAACGCGAATTTCCCCGGCCCGAGCGCGTAGACACCAACGTAAAGTCCATGTTCCAGATTACTTTTGGGGCCTGTGGCTATGAAACCCGCGTGTGGCTCAATGGCCGGCTGCTCACCACGGTAGAAGGCGAAGAGGTGCACTACGGCGAATACACGTCCTTTTCTTATGAACTCAACGAAGAGCACCTGCTTCCCCAGAACTGGCTCACCGTGCGCATTGTAGACACCATGGACGCCGAGATTCCGCGCGGCAAGCAGGAATCACATGTGTACAAGCGCGGCGGCATCTGGTACCAAACCTACACCGGAGCGGTGCGCAGCGTGTGGCTGGAGACCGTGGAGCGCAACCGACTGCGGTCACGGTTTGGCGTGCAAAGCATTATTGAGAATTCCTTGGTGCGCTTCAATTTCACGCCGCGTATTCATGACCCGGGCATGTACCTGCTCAAACTCCAGGTTTTTGAACGCGACGTAGATAACACAGAGCCCATCGCCACCTCAGAATTTCCGCTCAAACTGGAAGTAGGCCAGAAACAACAGCACGTAGTCATGGAGATTCCGGGGGCCGAACTTTGGAGCCCTGAAACCCCCAAGCTGTACCGCCTGGTGGCGCAACTGATTGATTCCAGCGGCTACACTGCCCAGATTGAAGGCCACTTTGGCATGCGCAAGATTGAGGCCCGTGGCCGCTACATTTACCTCAACAACCAGGAGATTTACATAGACGGCATTCTGTACCAGCCCGGCACGGCCACTTATGAAGAAATGCGGCGCCACATGTTTGCCATGAAAGAACTGGGCTGCAACCTGGTGCGCGTGCATATTGCCGGCGTTGACCCCCGCATCTACAACCTGGCAGACGAAATTGGGCTTTTGCTCTGGGTGGAAGTGCCCAGCCCGCACAGCTCCACGCAGAAAAGCCGTGAGAACCACCGCGCCGAACTCATGCGCATGCTCGCCCTCACCGAAACCAACCCTTCGGTGATTATCTGGAGTTTGTACAACGAAGACTGGGGCGCCCAGGACATCGCCACCAACCCAGACACGCGCCAGTACATCATGGACATCTTCCATTACATGAAAATACGCTACCCGCAATTCCTGGTGGTGGACAATGATGGCTGGCAGCACGTTTCTTTTGAAGGAAAACTGAAAACCGATTTGCTCACCGCGCACGTGTACACGCCAGAGGTAGACCGCTGGTGCGAAGTGCTGGATCAAATTACTTCCGGGCAGATGGAAGGCGTGGCGGCGTTCCCGCTGGTGGTAGGCGACCAGTATTTTTACCGCGGGCAGTCGCCGGTGATCATCAGTGAGTGGGGTGGTTTCGGGTTTTCAGATTACGGCGGGCCCAATGACCTGGAAGAACGCGCCGACCGCATAAAACTCTTTAAACAGGAAATGCGCAAGCGCCGCATTGCGGGTGATGTCTACACCCAAGCCACTAACATTGAAGACGAACGCAACGGTTTGCTGGACCCGCAGACGGGCGAATTGTCGGTGCCGGCGGGTTTGCTCAATTCCCGTGGGCCTGCCAAAGAAGAACCGCAAGGGTAA
- a CDS encoding phospho-sugar mutase encodes MENNLQLDSSLQTKINAWLEGGYDDDTKAELQKLIDAGDTETLTDSFYKDLEFGTGGLRGIMGVGSNRMNRYTVGMATQGLSNYLLKSFPDQQVSVAIAHDSRNNSDVFANVVADVFSANGIKVYFFKELRPTPELSFAIRHLGCQSGVVVTASHNPKEYNGYKAYWNDGGQVTAPHDKNIIAEVNKIQSVEQVKFERNEANVEFILDEVDQAYLDKVATLSVDPAMIQRQKDLKIVFTPIHGTGITLVPRALERFGFTNVHVLEAQATPNGNFPTVVYPNPEEKDAMNLAMQKAKELDADLVLATDPDADRVGIAVKDLNGEWVLLNGNQTAALLTYYILQAWQKAGKLTGKEYIVSTIVTTDLINRVAEGFNVDCFETLTGFKYIATIMREKEGEAQYICGGEESYGFLVGDFVRDKDAVSACAMIAEMVAAAKDQGKSLFELMIQMYTEFGYYKEDLISLTKKGHRGALEIQEMMQELRENPPKTIAGSDVVELIDYKTGFRRNLQTGAEQATGLESSNVLQFLTADGTKISARPSGTEPKIKFYFSVREPLANAQEFDQVSQKLDQKIQVIITDMNLK; translated from the coding sequence ATGGAAAATAACCTACAACTAGATTCTTCCCTCCAAACCAAAATAAACGCCTGGCTGGAAGGTGGCTATGACGATGATACCAAAGCCGAATTACAGAAATTGATAGATGCCGGCGATACTGAAACGCTCACTGATTCTTTCTACAAAGACCTGGAGTTTGGCACCGGCGGGCTTCGCGGCATTATGGGCGTGGGCAGCAACCGCATGAACCGCTACACCGTGGGCATGGCTACGCAGGGTTTGAGCAATTACCTGTTGAAATCGTTCCCAGACCAGCAGGTGAGCGTGGCCATTGCGCATGACAGCCGCAACAACTCAGACGTGTTCGCCAATGTGGTGGCAGATGTGTTCAGCGCCAACGGCATAAAAGTGTACTTCTTCAAAGAGCTACGTCCCACGCCCGAGCTGTCGTTTGCCATCCGGCATTTGGGTTGCCAGAGCGGCGTGGTGGTCACGGCTTCGCACAACCCCAAAGAATACAACGGCTACAAAGCCTACTGGAACGACGGTGGTCAGGTGACCGCGCCGCATGACAAGAACATTATTGCCGAAGTTAACAAAATCCAGAGCGTGGAGCAAGTAAAATTTGAGCGAAACGAAGCCAACGTAGAATTCATTTTGGACGAGGTGGACCAGGCGTATCTGGACAAAGTAGCGACCTTGAGCGTGGACCCGGCCATGATTCAGCGCCAGAAAGACCTCAAGATTGTTTTCACGCCCATTCACGGAACCGGCATCACGCTGGTGCCACGCGCGCTGGAGCGGTTCGGGTTTACCAATGTGCACGTGCTGGAGGCCCAGGCTACGCCAAACGGGAACTTCCCAACGGTGGTCTACCCTAACCCCGAGGAGAAAGACGCCATGAACCTGGCCATGCAAAAAGCCAAGGAACTGGACGCTGATTTGGTCCTGGCCACCGACCCAGACGCCGACCGCGTGGGCATTGCCGTGAAAGACCTGAACGGCGAATGGGTGCTGCTCAACGGAAACCAAACCGCCGCGCTCCTCACTTATTACATTCTGCAGGCCTGGCAAAAAGCGGGCAAACTCACTGGCAAAGAGTACATTGTGAGCACCATTGTGACCACAGACCTAATCAACCGCGTGGCCGAAGGCTTTAACGTGGACTGTTTTGAGACCCTCACCGGCTTCAAATACATTGCCACCATCATGCGCGAGAAAGAAGGCGAAGCCCAGTACATCTGCGGCGGCGAGGAAAGCTACGGCTTCCTGGTGGGTGATTTTGTGCGGGACAAAGACGCCGTTTCTGCCTGCGCCATGATTGCCGAAATGGTAGCCGCGGCCAAAGACCAGGGCAAGAGTCTGTTTGAACTCATGATTCAGATGTACACGGAGTTTGGGTATTACAAGGAAGACTTGATTTCCCTGACCAAGAAAGGCCACCGTGGCGCGCTGGAGATTCAGGAAATGATGCAAGAGCTTCGTGAGAACCCACCCAAGACCATTGCCGGGTCAGATGTGGTGGAACTGATTGACTACAAAACCGGCTTTAGAAGAAATCTGCAAACGGGCGCTGAGCAGGCCACCGGCCTGGAAAGCTCCAACGTGCTGCAGTTCCTCACGGCGGACGGCACCAAGATTTCGGCCAGGCCTTCGGGCACGGAGCCTAAGATCAAATTTTATTTCAGCGTGCGCGAGCCCTTGGCCAACGCCCAGGAATTTGACCAGGTGAGCCAGAAACTCGACCAGAAAATTCAGGTCATCATCACAGACATGAACTTGAAGTAA
- the hppD gene encoding 4-hydroxyphenylpyruvate dioxygenase, with product METPIDFLPLNGTDYIEFYVGNAKQSAYYYQSAFGFELVAYAGPETGVRDRASYVLQQGKVRFVLTTSLDPDSAISEHVRLHGDGVKVMALWVDDAYKSYQETTSRGAKSAGEPQTLTDEFGEVKVASIFTYGETIHTFVERKNYKGAFMPGFVARKSPVPVNPVGLKHVDHCVGNVGWGEMNTWVDFYAKVMGFQLLLTFDDEDISTEYSALMSKVMSNGNGYVKFPINEPAEGKKKSQIEEYLDYYKSPGVQHIAIATDDIVTTVGELRRRGIEFLSVPASYYADLLQRVGAIDEDLQRLQEHNILVDRDNEGYLLQIFTKPVEDRPTVFYEIIQRKGAKSFGKGNFKALFESIEREQALRGNL from the coding sequence ATGGAAACTCCAATAGATTTTCTTCCTTTAAACGGCACAGATTACATAGAATTTTACGTGGGCAATGCCAAGCAGAGCGCCTATTACTACCAAAGTGCGTTCGGGTTTGAGCTGGTGGCCTACGCGGGCCCCGAGACCGGCGTGCGCGACCGGGCTTCTTACGTGCTGCAGCAAGGAAAGGTGCGTTTTGTACTCACCACGTCGCTGGACCCAGATTCCGCCATCTCAGAGCACGTGCGCCTGCACGGCGATGGCGTAAAGGTCATGGCCCTGTGGGTGGACGATGCCTACAAATCTTATCAGGAAACCACCAGTCGCGGCGCTAAATCGGCGGGCGAACCGCAGACCCTCACAGATGAATTTGGCGAAGTGAAAGTGGCTTCCATCTTCACCTACGGCGAAACCATTCACACTTTTGTGGAGCGCAAAAACTACAAAGGCGCGTTCATGCCTGGGTTTGTAGCCAGAAAAAGCCCGGTGCCGGTAAACCCGGTAGGTCTCAAGCATGTGGACCACTGCGTAGGCAACGTGGGCTGGGGCGAAATGAACACCTGGGTAGATTTCTACGCCAAGGTCATGGGCTTCCAATTGTTGCTCACCTTTGACGATGAAGACATCTCCACCGAATATTCTGCCTTAATGAGTAAAGTGATGAGCAACGGAAACGGCTACGTGAAGTTCCCCATCAACGAGCCCGCCGAAGGCAAGAAGAAATCACAGATTGAGGAGTACCTGGACTATTACAAAAGTCCCGGCGTGCAGCACATTGCCATCGCCACAGATGATATTGTGACTACCGTGGGTGAATTGCGCCGCCGTGGCATTGAATTCCTGAGCGTGCCCGCCTCTTATTACGCCGATTTACTGCAGCGCGTGGGCGCCATTGACGAAGACCTGCAGCGCCTGCAGGAGCACAACATTCTGGTGGACCGCGACAACGAAGGCTACCTGCTCCAGATTTTCACCAAGCCCGTGGAAGACCGCCCCACCGTGTTCTATGAAATCATTCAGCGGAAAGGAGCCAAGTCCTTCGGGAAAGGGAATTTCAAGGCGTTGTTTGAGTCTATTGAACGCGAGCAGGCCTTGCGCGGAAACCTTTAG
- the trpS gene encoding tryptophan--tRNA ligase gives MARILTGIQSSGRPHLGNLLGAILPAIELSKKSQNDSLYFIADLHSLTSIRDAEERKMNTYAVAAAWLAFGFDTDKNIFYRQSDVPEVTELTWYLSCFAPYPMLANAHSFKDKSARRGLADVNAGLFTYPILMAADILLYDAEFVPVGKDQVQHLEITRDVASSFNHIYGDTFVLPEAKVDESVMTVPGLNGEKMSKSYGNTIDIFLPEKELRKRVMAIVSDSKTLEDPKDPATDTTFKLYSLIATPAETEILRQQYLAGGYGYGHAKQALYDLILTKYAEPRERFHYYMNNLPELDAKLAEGAAKARAIGSGVLKRVREKLGF, from the coding sequence ATGGCAAGAATTCTTACCGGCATCCAAAGCAGTGGCCGTCCGCACCTGGGCAATCTGCTGGGCGCCATCCTTCCCGCAATTGAGCTTTCCAAAAAATCGCAGAACGACTCACTTTATTTCATAGCAGATTTGCACTCGCTCACCTCCATCAGAGACGCCGAGGAACGCAAAATGAACACCTATGCGGTGGCGGCTGCGTGGCTGGCCTTCGGGTTTGACACCGATAAAAATATCTTCTACCGCCAGAGCGATGTGCCTGAGGTAACGGAGTTGACGTGGTATTTGAGCTGCTTCGCGCCGTACCCCATGCTGGCCAACGCGCACTCGTTCAAAGATAAGTCGGCGCGCCGGGGTTTGGCCGATGTGAACGCCGGGCTCTTCACCTACCCTATCTTGATGGCCGCCGATATTCTCTTGTATGACGCGGAGTTTGTGCCCGTGGGCAAAGACCAGGTACAGCATCTGGAAATCACCCGTGACGTGGCCAGCTCATTCAACCACATTTACGGGGATACGTTTGTGTTGCCCGAAGCCAAAGTGGACGAATCTGTGATGACCGTGCCTGGCCTTAACGGCGAGAAAATGAGTAAGTCTTATGGCAACACCATTGATATTTTCCTGCCCGAGAAAGAATTGCGCAAACGCGTGATGGCCATTGTCTCAGACAGCAAAACCCTGGAAGACCCCAAAGACCCCGCCACCGACACCACCTTCAAACTGTATTCCTTAATTGCCACCCCAGCAGAAACTGAAATCCTGCGCCAGCAGTATTTGGCCGGCGGCTACGGCTACGGCCACGCAAAACAGGCGCTGTATGACTTGATTCTGACCAAATACGCCGAGCCCCGCGAGCGCTTCCATTACTACATGAACAACTTGCCGGAGCTTGACGCCAAACTAGCTGAAGGTGCCGCCAAAGCCCGCGCCATTGGCAGCGGCGTGTTGAAACGCGTTCGGGAGAAGTTGGGGTTTTAG
- a CDS encoding alpha/beta fold hydrolase, translating into MTQPPLYLLSGLCADERLFQFLTLDHPNPVILKWCTPAPEDTMASYSTKLIAQMTPSPVPPILVGLSFGGMVVQEIAKQMPVTKVILLSSLADTRQLPLHYRAGGWLQLQKWLPLDWFKHWLAPAHWLFGAKLPKEKRVFDAIIHDTDIPFLRWSLTQILNWRHLANPENTVAIHGDQDKILPVPHFKPLHVLPGGEHLMVMGRAQEVSALINRYLR; encoded by the coding sequence ATGACCCAACCTCCCCTTTACCTTTTGAGCGGGCTTTGCGCCGATGAACGGTTGTTTCAATTCCTGACCCTGGACCATCCCAATCCGGTGATTCTGAAGTGGTGCACGCCTGCCCCGGAAGATACCATGGCCAGCTATTCCACCAAATTAATCGCGCAGATGACACCCAGCCCGGTGCCGCCTATTCTGGTGGGCTTAAGTTTCGGCGGCATGGTGGTGCAGGAAATAGCCAAACAGATGCCGGTGACCAAAGTGATTCTGCTGTCCAGCCTGGCTGATACGCGGCAGTTGCCCTTGCATTACCGGGCGGGCGGATGGCTGCAGTTGCAGAAATGGCTGCCGTTGGACTGGTTTAAGCATTGGCTAGCGCCGGCCCACTGGCTTTTCGGGGCGAAGTTGCCAAAGGAGAAACGGGTTTTTGACGCCATCATCCATGACACGGACATTCCGTTTTTGCGTTGGTCCCTGACTCAGATTCTGAACTGGCGGCACCTGGCCAACCCAGAGAATACGGTGGCCATTCACGGAGACCAGGACAAAATTCTGCCGGTGCCGCACTTTAAGCCTTTGCATGTGCTGCCGGGCGGCGAGCATTTAATGGTGATGGGCCGGGCCCAGGAAGTAAGTGCCTTGATTAACCGCTATCTGCGGTAG
- a CDS encoding queuosine precursor transporter has protein sequence MASPALPNSMGAKKRNLFMVLCGIFLTNALLAELIGVKIFSAEGLFGMAGAQIPVLGTKFDFNLTAGVIIWPVVFITTDIINEYFGKSGVKRISFLTAGLIAYAFLVIVTATELPPAQFWLDINNQGPNGSAFDMNFAFNKVFKQGLGIIIGSLVAFLVGQILDAHVFHWLKGLTGNKKIWLRATGSTLVSQLVDTVVVLYIAFYVFGDWDLKTVLSVSVINYLYKFTVAVLLTPLLYVAHALIDRYLAGDREVPFDTFIAKE, from the coding sequence ATGGCCTCTCCTGCTCTCCCAAACTCCATGGGCGCCAAAAAACGAAACCTGTTCATGGTGCTCTGCGGCATCTTTCTCACCAACGCGTTGCTGGCGGAATTGATTGGCGTGAAAATCTTCTCGGCTGAAGGCCTTTTTGGAATGGCTGGTGCGCAGATTCCAGTGCTGGGCACCAAGTTTGATTTTAACCTCACAGCCGGCGTAATCATCTGGCCCGTAGTCTTCATCACCACCGACATCATCAATGAATACTTCGGGAAGAGCGGCGTGAAGCGCATCAGTTTCCTGACCGCGGGTTTAATTGCCTATGCCTTTCTGGTGATTGTCACCGCCACTGAACTTCCGCCGGCGCAATTCTGGCTAGACATTAACAACCAAGGGCCCAACGGCAGCGCCTTTGACATGAACTTCGCTTTTAACAAAGTCTTTAAACAGGGCTTGGGCATTATCATTGGGTCCTTGGTGGCGTTTCTGGTGGGGCAGATTCTGGATGCGCACGTGTTCCATTGGCTCAAGGGCCTCACCGGCAATAAGAAAATCTGGCTCCGGGCCACCGGCTCTACCCTGGTTTCCCAGTTGGTGGACACGGTGGTGGTGCTGTACATTGCGTTTTATGTGTTCGGGGATTGGGATTTGAAAACGGTGCTTTCGGTGTCAGTGATTAATTACCTCTACAAATTCACCGTGGCGGTGCTGCTCACGCCGTTGTTGTATGTGGCCCATGCCTTGATAGACCGATACCTGGCCGGTGACCGCGAAGTCCCGTTTGATACGTTCATCGCCAAAGAGTAA
- a CDS encoding ribonuclease Z, which produces MDFELKILGSSSATPSFDRHHTAQLLTVGSQINLIDCGEGTQMRLMQYKVKHQRICNIFISHLHGDHYFGLAGLLSTMHLQQRTAPLNLFGPKGLAEILTLQFKYGGTHLPYPINFVEVDTTVCRKIFEDKFMTVHSLPMQHRVPCCGFLFKEKVKPRHLLKNKLPAFLTPPQLVRLKWGEDIKNEQGEVLVRNSDVTTNPKHSRSYAYCADTKYKEDILPHITGVDLLYHESTFLSDMAHRAEHTFHSTAAQAATLAQKAQVKRLLIGHFSARYKDLLPLLEEAQAIFPNTNLATEGKTVSVLE; this is translated from the coding sequence TTGGACTTTGAGCTGAAAATACTTGGTAGCTCTTCTGCCACGCCTTCTTTTGACAGACACCATACCGCCCAACTACTCACAGTTGGCAGTCAGATCAACCTGATTGATTGCGGCGAAGGGACGCAAATGCGCCTGATGCAGTACAAAGTAAAGCATCAGCGCATTTGCAACATCTTCATCTCGCACCTGCACGGTGACCACTACTTTGGCCTGGCCGGCCTGCTGTCTACCATGCATTTGCAACAGCGCACGGCTCCCCTCAACCTCTTCGGGCCCAAAGGCCTGGCCGAAATCCTTACCCTTCAATTTAAATACGGCGGCACCCACCTGCCCTACCCCATTAATTTTGTGGAGGTAGACACTACCGTTTGCCGTAAAATCTTTGAAGACAAGTTCATGACGGTGCACAGCCTGCCCATGCAGCACCGCGTGCCTTGCTGCGGCTTTCTGTTCAAAGAGAAAGTAAAACCGCGCCATCTACTCAAAAACAAGCTCCCCGCCTTTCTCACGCCACCACAATTGGTGCGCTTGAAATGGGGCGAAGATATCAAAAACGAGCAGGGCGAAGTGCTGGTGCGCAATTCTGACGTTACCACCAACCCCAAGCACAGCCGCAGCTACGCCTATTGCGCTGACACCAAGTACAAAGAAGACATTTTGCCCCACATCACCGGCGTAGACTTGCTTTACCATGAATCTACGTTCCTGAGTGACATGGCCCACCGTGCCGAACACACTTTTCACAGCACCGCCGCGCAGGCCGCCACCCTGGCCCAGAAAGCACAGGTGAAACGCTTGTTAATCGGGCATTTTTCGGCGCGCTACAAAGACCTGCTCCCGCTGCTGGAAGAAGCCCAGGCCATCTTCCCCAACACCAACCTGGCCACCGAAGGCAAAACCGTGAGCGTGTTGGAATAA
- a CDS encoding STAS domain-containing protein — translation MKYTIDKKENYTIITIDEKKLDTTIAPDLKSEFVKLNAEGITNLILDLTNVKYTDSSGLSSILIANRLCNSSGGVLILTGLQEHVTKLITISKLESVLNILPTVEEGIDRVFLHEIESDLTKKEE, via the coding sequence ATGAAGTACACAATTGATAAAAAAGAAAACTACACCATCATCACCATAGATGAAAAGAAGCTGGATACCACCATTGCGCCAGATCTTAAGTCTGAGTTTGTGAAGTTGAATGCAGAAGGTATCACCAACTTAATCCTTGATCTTACCAACGTAAAATATACTGATTCCTCTGGGCTTTCTTCTATCTTGATCGCTAACCGTCTTTGCAACTCTTCTGGCGGTGTGTTGATTTTGACCGGGCTGCAGGAGCACGTGACCAAGTTGATCACCATCTCTAAGTTGGAGTCTGTGTTGAACATCTTGCCAACCGTAGAGGAAGGCATTGACCGTGTGTTCCTGCACGAGATTGAGAGCGATCTCACCAAGAAAGAAGAATAG
- a CDS encoding phosphoribosylaminoimidazolesuccinocarboxamide synthase, with translation MQALKETNFEFAQQTGFYRGKVRDVYYFQDRLAMVATDRISAFDVVLPRAIPYKGQVLNQIAAKFLAATKDVVPNWVISHPAPNVTIGKQCETFKVEMVIRGYLAGHAWREYSAGKRTLCGVDMPEGLRENDPFPEPIITPTTKAAEGHDEDISREEILRQGIVSEADYKQLEAYTRALFQRGSELAAERGLILVDTKYEFGKADGVIYVIDEIHTPDSSRFFYSEGYQARQESGQPQRQLSKEFVRQWLIENGFQGKEGQSIPHMTEAKVSEISKRYIELYEQLLGEPFLPQDYATQPLTLQESIAANIF, from the coding sequence ATGCAAGCGTTAAAAGAGACCAATTTTGAATTCGCGCAGCAAACCGGCTTTTACAGGGGTAAGGTGCGGGACGTCTATTATTTCCAGGACCGCCTGGCCATGGTGGCCACAGACCGAATCTCGGCGTTTGATGTGGTGCTGCCGCGCGCCATCCCCTACAAAGGCCAGGTGCTGAACCAGATTGCGGCCAAGTTCCTGGCGGCTACCAAAGACGTGGTGCCTAACTGGGTCATTAGCCACCCGGCGCCCAACGTGACCATAGGCAAGCAATGCGAGACGTTTAAAGTGGAGATGGTGATCAGAGGCTATCTGGCTGGCCACGCCTGGCGCGAGTACAGTGCCGGCAAACGTACTTTATGCGGAGTTGACATGCCTGAAGGTTTGCGCGAGAACGATCCTTTCCCGGAGCCTATCATCACCCCCACCACCAAAGCCGCCGAAGGCCACGACGAAGACATTTCCCGTGAAGAAATCCTGCGCCAGGGCATTGTCTCAGAAGCAGATTATAAACAGTTGGAAGCGTACACGCGCGCCTTGTTCCAGCGCGGTTCAGAGCTGGCCGCAGAACGTGGCCTGATTTTGGTAGACACCAAGTATGAATTCGGGAAGGCAGACGGTGTGATTTACGTGATAGATGAAATTCACACGCCAGATTCGTCAAGGTTCTTTTATTCAGAAGGTTACCAGGCGCGGCAGGAAAGTGGCCAGCCGCAGCGGCAACTTTCTAAGGAGTTTGTGCGTCAATGGTTGATTGAGAACGGTTTTCAGGGCAAGGAAGGTCAGTCAATCCCCCACATGACAGAGGCCAAGGTTTCAGAAATCTCTAAGCGCTACATAGAATTATATGAACAGCTGCTGGGCGAGCCCTTTTTACCGCAGGACTATGCCACTCAGCCACTTACGCTGCAAGAAAGCATTGCCGCAAACATTTTTTAA